Genomic window (Paenibacillus sp. 37):
CACAATCGCAATCGTAATCGAAGCGTATAATCCGACCATCGGATCAACACCTGCAATGATGGAGAAAGCAATGGCTTCCGGAATTAACGCCAGCGCTACCGTAATGCCTGCCAGCACGTCTCCGCGAATGTTGCCAAACCATTGTTGTTTTAAAGTATTCATATGTTCTTGCCGTTCCTCCTACGTGTATCAACTCAATTTGTCTTATCACCTGATGGGTAACGATACGGTTCATCACTGACCCATTACAACAGACAGCACAAATAGCAGAATGCTGTTCGCAAAATTCATCTAATCGTGGTTAAATAATATCCTTTCTACAGTATAATCAATTCCGCGTACTTCACTGTTCCCAAGCTTGATCTTGGCCTGTACCTCAAATTGCGAATCCGGAATCTTTTAGCATGAGAGTTAGGCTATCCAACATTATTTCTGAACATGCCCCATCCGTTCCTATGTGTTTCGCTTGCTTCCGTCCAAATCCGTTTTCTTTTCCTTGCCTTCAGGGCGTCATGAACAGAGCATGACACCTATAGTTTTCCCCTCTCAGAAAAACTGGGTCCGTTAATGTACTGACCTATTATTATAACTATAGGATGTAATATGTACTAACACTATTAAGCTGAAAAAATAATATCATACCTCTTAAATTCTAATTTTTTTGTTAATTTACTCAAAAATACTCTATTTTGAACAAAATAATACCAAGCAGTTCCCATTGCAGGATATATCAGCGAGGATGTTAGTTATTCACCCTTGTAGATCCCATAAACAAAAAAACCTTGCTTGTTTGGTAACACGGAAGAGTCACCAACCATGCCAACAAGAAAGGTATAAAGAAGCTCTCCCGCTTTATCGCTGATTATGTGCTGATGTATAGTGGTTTCACACAGGCTCCATTGCTGGCATCGTCATTCATGCTTCGTTGCTTCCTTAACTTCAGTTGCATATAACAACGTTCACTTTTTGTTTGGAGTATTTTGGGGCCGACGTGACAACAATGTCGAGTATTCAGTAATAAAAGCCTTATAGCTCGAGCTGACTTCCAGTTTTCGGTACATATTGACCTTTTCCGTAAAGCGATAGACATCCTTGCTCGGAAAATAAATGCTCATTCCTTCTCCCTTGGGGTGTTCAGGAGACTTCATGTTATAAACAACCGCTTTTTGAATTGTTTTTTTGACGCGGTCCGCCTCGGTCTCAGCTTTCATTCTTTTGCCGATCAAGGTAAACAAATCAGCAAGATCCACCAAATCGGCCTCGTCCGCATAATCCTCGGCTTGATCCCGGGCTTTTCTCAAATGACTTATTCCCTTTGTCATAGCTTGGGGCTCTAACAATCTTTTGCTGAATGACTCGACTGCCCTCATAACCTCTTCCATCCGATCCAGTCGAATGATTGATTGCTGAAGGTCCTCCTCTTCGCCGTTTTCCTTCGACTGTTCCAGATATCCTTGAGCAATAGTTCTGCCCAACTCAAGGGTGGAAATCCCGGGCTTTTCTTGAACTGCCTTCAGCATTTTTGTATAATCCCACCCATTCTGATTCGTGTAATCGACAGAGGCAAGCATATATTCCCCATAGTTCCTAAGTGCATAGGCCACCTCCACACTTGCCATTTTGCAATTATCGAAGCCAATGAGTTCAAATTTAATTCCCGTTTCGTTATAGGCGCGTCCAATTCCTTTTTGAAGCTCGGTCAAGCTCATTTTTTTATTTCCATAGTGCTCGTCGCCGCCGTATCCATCGATCGGTCCAAGACCGTGCCCCCAGAACATAAGCACATGCTTCCGAGCTGGATATTCACGGGTTCCCCAGCGAATGAAATCTGTAAGGGAATTGGATGTATCCATATTTTGTGAGCCTGCGTTATCCAGAAGGGCCAACCTCCCCTTTTCAACACGCCATCGTTGATTCAGACCGGACTCAATGGACGAATGGTCCCAGCTTCGAGCCCCTCCTGTCTGAACAACAACATTTACATTGCTGGAAGAGCCTACACTCATCATTTCCTTCAAGTCATCGCTTGCCATATGAAAATCACTTTCCATATCTGAGCCAATCATATAGATGAGAAAGGTGTAATCGGCCTGCCGATCGGATGCTTTTAGTTCAGATATAGGAAGAAACGAGACAAGCAGAATGAACACAAACAGCTGTATTGTTCTTTTCATTGCCATCCCTCCTTGTTTCCGCTCTACACTTTAATATTAGCGATATGCCATAAAGAAAAATAACCGTCTTCATCGGGAGCTTCGTTCTCCAGTACAAAACCAGTAGACTGAAAACACTTCAAACAAGCAGCGTTGTCAGCTTCAATTCCGGCGTACCATTTATGGATCGTTTCCAGTTTGGGAAGCTGCATAGCTTTTTCAACCACTGCTCTGCCGTAGCCCCTGCCTCGAACCGACGGATCGACAACGATGGCAATGCTTCCCGTATTCTGCTCCTCCTGCTCAATCATAATTACACCTACGGCTTTACCCTCCGAGAACGCTACCCACACGTCATAACCAGGATGCTGCTCCACGTGCTGATGCCACTCGTCTAAAGGAAGCATTCCCTCCAAGCGCCGATGAACCTCTGCATCCTTAAACCACTCCTCCAGCATCGCCAGATCTCTTACCGTAAACGGTCGCAAATTGTCAATCACGCTCATTTCATCTCACCTCTTTATCTGTATTTTTGAGCCTGCATATTGTACAGTTCGGCATACCCTGCCCCATTCACCAGCAATTGATTATGAGTTCCCGTCTCCATGATTCTGCCCTGTTCCATATAGACTACATAATCTGCGTGTCGTGCAGTGCTCAACCGATGCGAGACGATGACCACCGTCTTGTTCTTCATTAAATCCCGCATTCGTTGGAACACGTCTTCCTCCATGAACACATCAAGCGCAGAAGATGGTTCGTCCATGATCAGCAATCCGGCAATATCCTTTCTCATAAAAGCACGGGATAATGCAATCCGCTGCCATTCTCCTCCTGAAAGGCTTCTGCCTCCGAATAGCCTGCCTAGCTGTGTATCATATTTTTGCCCCAGCTTGTGGATAAATTCGTCTACTCCGCCCAGCTTGGCAGCTCTTTCGATTATCTTTTGCTCGTTAACAGCCGCAAGATTACCTAGTCCAATATTGTCCCGAAGATTCATTTCATAGCGCACAAAATCCTGGAATACGGCCGTAGCCTGTGTCCGATAGGCAGCGATATCATATTCGCACAGCGGAATACCGTTGTAAAACACCACTCCTTCATTAGGATCAAAGAAGCGCAGGAGCAGTTTGACAAGCGTGCTTTTACCTGACCCGTTTTCACCGACCAACACGGTCACTTTTCCAGCAGGGATGATAAGCTCTGGGATATCCAGAACAACCTTGGTTTCATCATACCGGAAACGGACCCCTTCCAGCCGGAAGCCCTCTTTGACAGACACCGCCGGAGGGCATGGGCCTGACTCCATTTCATTCTCGCTATAGAGAAAGGAACGAATCTTCTCCAGATGTCTGGCTTCTCTAGGACCAATCGCAAAAGCTGCAAACAATTCATTCATTCCCTCATTCAACTGAATAGTGGCGCCAATAAATAAAAAGATGTCCCCTGCTGTGAAGTGGCCGGAAAGCGCATGTCCAACTAGATATATAATGATGAGACCGGCGGCCAGCGACTGGAGCACAGACCACAATAATTGATGGAGAGCCAGTTTCCGTTGGTCGGCTGAAAGTGTAAGCAGAAGCTCTCGTGATGTGTTCAGATATCTCTCCTTAAAAAAAGGAACAAGACCAAATACCTTCAGCTCTCCGGCTGTTTCAGGCCTGAGCGGCGTACCAGCGTAATACTCAGCACGCCGCCTTAATTCCTGGACCTCCTCGCGTCCTTCAAAGGTAGCGTTGTTGAGCTTCGCTTCCCAATACAGCTTGGGAACGACCAACGCCAGCAAGACAATCGGGGCCCAGGGAGCGATCGTTCCAATCATTATACTCCCGGCTGCAATCACGACCAGTCCTCCGATGGTCTGAGAAATAATCGTTAACCACATTGTAACGAAGTATTCGTTATATTGAATAACCCGAGTTTTTGTATGGAACCCTGCCTTTTCAAAAGGAGCAATATCCGGAATCGACATTGCTTTGCTGATCAACAACTCATCAATATGTGCTTGAAGTTTTGCAGTCAACAGGCGTTTGTGCATCTCTGATACGGGTTGGAGGGCATCCACAACTAATGTTAGCCCAATATACAACAGCACCATCCAAGCCAGCGCATCCCATGATGCAAGAACAAACGGCTGCTCAGCCAATCTGTCAATGATCTTGGCACTCAGCCACACAAGCAGCGGACCAAGCAATGCCTCAAGCACTTTAATGGCAAAAACGGTACACACTTTTACTGGCGAGCATGTCCATAACAAGGACAGTCCAAACAAAACGGAGGAAGCCATATGTCGTCGCCTGGCTGTGATTCGTTGCAATGCTATCACTGGATATGCTCCTCCCCTTGAAAAGATTTTCCCTGCAAACGGAACATGGTGGCATACTCCCCATTTTTGCACATTAAGGCCTCATGGCTACCTTCTTCCACAATACAACCATTTTTCAGGACAAGTATTCGATCTGCTAGTTTAACCGTGCTGAACCGATGAGAAATCATGATCACCGTTTTACCTTTTGTCATTTTTTGAAACTGATTGAAAATCTCATATTCAGCCCGAATGTCAAGGGACGCAGCCGGTTCATCCAGAATGACCAGACCTGCTTGACGAACCATCGCTCTGGCTAACGCCACGCGTTGCCATTGTCCACCTGAGAAATCAGTACCTCCCCATTCGGGGCCCAAGAGGGTTTCGATTCCATGAGGCAGCGCCGAAACGATCTGGTCCAGCCTTGAATCTTGAAGTGCCTGATTTATCTCCCTGTCGCTCAGTTGTGTGTTCGGGCTGCCGATCATAATGTTCTCGCGCAGGGATAACTCGTATTTTCCGAATTCCTGAAAAACAACCGAGATATGCTCTCTCAGCTCCCTGACATCAAACGAGCGAATATCCACCCCGTTGATTTTAATCTCGCCTTCGCAAAACTCATAGAAGCGGCACAACAGCTTGACAAGTGTCGTTTTACCCGACCCATTGGCGCCAACAATCGCGATGCGCTCCCCGGGCGATATGCTGAAACTGATATGGTCAAGAACCCAGGGGGAACGTTTATCTTCACTCTCATAAACATCCTCAGCATAGTCGTGGACTTCGTCCTCGTTTTCGTCATCAATTTCCTCACTGTCCAGGTCCAGGTCGAAATCATCAGCTGCTTCCTCGGAAGCAGCACTCTCCTGTTCCTGGTAA
Coding sequences:
- a CDS encoding clostripain-related cysteine peptidase is translated as MKRTIQLFVFILLVSFLPISELKASDRQADYTFLIYMIGSDMESDFHMASDDLKEMMSVGSSSNVNVVVQTGGARSWDHSSIESGLNQRWRVEKGRLALLDNAGSQNMDTSNSLTDFIRWGTREYPARKHVLMFWGHGLGPIDGYGGDEHYGNKKMSLTELQKGIGRAYNETGIKFELIGFDNCKMASVEVAYALRNYGEYMLASVDYTNQNGWDYTKMLKAVQEKPGISTLELGRTIAQGYLEQSKENGEEEDLQQSIIRLDRMEEVMRAVESFSKRLLEPQAMTKGISHLRKARDQAEDYADEADLVDLADLFTLIGKRMKAETEADRVKKTIQKAVVYNMKSPEHPKGEGMSIYFPSKDVYRFTEKVNMYRKLEVSSSYKAFITEYSTLLSRRPQNTPNKK
- a CDS encoding GNAT family N-acetyltransferase codes for the protein MSVIDNLRPFTVRDLAMLEEWFKDAEVHRRLEGMLPLDEWHQHVEQHPGYDVWVAFSEGKAVGVIMIEQEEQNTGSIAIVVDPSVRGRGYGRAVVEKAMQLPKLETIHKWYAGIEADNAACLKCFQSTGFVLENEAPDEDGYFSLWHIANIKV
- a CDS encoding ABC transporter ATP-binding protein, whose translation is MIALQRITARRRHMASSVLFGLSLLWTCSPVKVCTVFAIKVLEALLGPLLVWLSAKIIDRLAEQPFVLASWDALAWMVLLYIGLTLVVDALQPVSEMHKRLLTAKLQAHIDELLISKAMSIPDIAPFEKAGFHTKTRVIQYNEYFVTMWLTIISQTIGGLVVIAAGSIMIGTIAPWAPIVLLALVVPKLYWEAKLNNATFEGREEVQELRRRAEYYAGTPLRPETAGELKVFGLVPFFKERYLNTSRELLLTLSADQRKLALHQLLWSVLQSLAAGLIIIYLVGHALSGHFTAGDIFLFIGATIQLNEGMNELFAAFAIGPREARHLEKIRSFLYSENEMESGPCPPAVSVKEGFRLEGVRFRYDETKVVLDIPELIIPAGKVTVLVGENGSGKSTLVKLLLRFFDPNEGVVFYNGIPLCEYDIAAYRTQATAVFQDFVRYEMNLRDNIGLGNLAAVNEQKIIERAAKLGGVDEFIHKLGQKYDTQLGRLFGGRSLSGGEWQRIALSRAFMRKDIAGLLIMDEPSSALDVFMEEDVFQRMRDLMKNKTVVIVSHRLSTARHADYVVYMEQGRIMETGTHNQLLVNGAGYAELYNMQAQKYR